From the Gossypium hirsutum isolate 1008001.06 chromosome A02, Gossypium_hirsutum_v2.1, whole genome shotgun sequence genome, the window gtacgatatgtcccaaagttgaagaagaatctcatctctttggggtcgttagaatctaaaggcctagttgtgacaatacgagatggagttcttaaagcaacttcaggagcattggtgatgttgaaaggcataagaaagaacaatctgtattactaccaaggtagtacagtggtcgggacaacagcagcagcaatttcgagtaccaagaaggacgctgaggcaacacagctgtggcatatgcgtttgggccatgctggtgaaaaatccttgcaaactctagccaagcaaggattattgaaaggtacaaagacttgcaaacttgaattttgcgagcattgtgttctgggaaaacaacgaagggtgaaatttggcactgggattcacaatactaaaggtattctggattatgtgcattctgatgtatggggaccgtccaagactccatcacttggaggaagacgttattttgtcacctttattgatgatttttccagacgagtttgggtgtttcctatgaagaacaaagatgaggtgcttgaagttttccttaagtggaaaactaaagttgaaaatcagacaggaaggaagattaaggttctccgatcagacaacggtggagaatataaaagcgatcctttcctgaagatatgccaagattgtggcatagtaaggcacttcaccgtaggtggaacaccgcaacagaatggggtggcagagcgtatgaatcgaacgcttgtggagaaagttcgatgtatgttatctaatgctggattagatagaaagttttggactgaggctgtgatgtacgctcaacatctcatcaatcatttgccatcatctgctataaatggcgagactcctttggagaaatggtatggaaaacctgctactgattatgacaccttgcgcatttttggttctattgcatattatcatgtgaaagaatcaaagttagatccaagagcaaagaaggctctattcatgggcttcaatgctggtgttaagggatatcgtttgtggtgtctagaggcaaagaagacgataatcagtagggatgttacctttcatgaatctgccatgttgaataaggtaaatccagaaggagtgagtagtacttcgcagcaggtggagtgtactccgcagcaggtggagtttgagcagagtgtggtaattccagcagaaggtaccactagtgattcttcattggcagatgcagagtcagatgaggaagaggtttctacccaagaacctcaacagcaatcagagccaattgcagtcagaaggcagagacgagaaattcagaaaccagctcgtttcactgacatggtagcttatgcacttccagttgttgataatattccatccacttacaccaaagccattcagagtttagagaataatagatggttaggtgcaatggaagaggaaatgcaatctctagagaaaaacaagacgtggaagctggcacaactaccaaaagggaagaaggcgattggttgcaaatttgaagacactattgaagttagtgttatgagaagatgttcgaagatgtggaatatcgccaaggtggagatttgttgaatattggcaatatcccacattaggaaaagatagaaagggagggggtttggtttgttatatatagaacccctccccctttggttgtatcatcccaaaatcttctcctttgtaatatttctagaggaaatattaatttggtagtgtccgaggacgtaagctaaattggccgaacctcgttaaaactctggtattttatttcttatttgtttgcttttatttaatagctttatgttggttatatttatttagttattattgctataaatatctaagtgagttctgtctagttgttgggttttaagcgggaccattgtgacccctccaatttaactgggaattttcttagtataattgttggcataataattatctaaatatttctgataatattgttattaatattatcgtcgcttccgcaacaaaaCAAACTGATTGGTTGTTTGTGTGTTCTTATAATCGAACAGAAATGTAACGGACACGTTACCCCGTTCGTCGTGGGGAGAGGTTGAATCTTGCTGTTCACGTGCATATCTCCATATCATATATGATTATGATATGTTTGGACAGTCTGATTTACACGATAAGATTTTATTAGTTTAAGTTAATTACTGAATAAAAAAAGGTTTAAACTACAAAAAATTGAGGAATGTGAGGagttgacataaaaatttaaaatcagtCCATGAATAAAGTAAGTTGGtacttcttaaaataaaaaattatctatttaattttttaatatttttaaaattttaatttaataaaaataaaattatattttagtcctatttaaaaatgataaaaatttaatttaattttttaaaaattataaagatataaattattaaaaattaaaaattaacttcgACCCCTCCTAAAGTAACACTTTTCTGGCTCTATCCCTGAATAAAactatacattagattaaaaagaaaattagtcATCTCTATTAAATTCCATCCAGTTCTATTGTGAAAAACTGGCAtgactaacaaaataactaaacaAGTAGAGATGAATCTGAGGAGTTAGCAAGGGCTTAGCCCCTGAAAAAAAgctttcaattcaataattttataaataaagaaattataaattaatagatagtaaaatttcactttaattcctagtaaaaatgaaaaaaattgttttataccttcaaaattgatgaaattataaattaatacataatgagctttatattttaatctcgtgaaaatttataattaaattttggttcttattgatgaaattttgaataaaataattaatttactatttgatGTAACGAATATGAAAATGACGTAATAAAAAGAGAAAGCAATTGTTTAATGAGGATAAGGCATGGAAGATTGGGTAAACTTTTCTGTCTATATAAAAGATGGTGTCATTatcaaaaagggaaaaaaacttTCAACATGTAATCATTGTTGTAcaaaaaaaaatgagtaaaatattagtaaattacggatttagttcttatatttttgaattgattaaatttagtatttatatttttttgaattatgaaatttgagtCTTGAACAAAATGGTAGCAGTTAAATCCATTTGATTAAATCCTATTGTTCAGGGGTGAAACCTGGGAGGGGGGAaggcatgggccccggcccccctaaaatgggaaattttcatttaggccctttagatttttttttaaattttaaattagtaaaggtaaaattacattttagcctccctaaaattataaaaattcaatttaatcctttaaaaattataaatatatagactataaaaaattaaaatttcattcggcccccacaaaaaaaaaattttctggcttcacccctgctattgttaatattttattattcaaaattgtTGAATGAATCTATGTtctctaatttaattatttttaatttctatatttttttgaaatttaaaattttagttcgaCTCAGATGGCAGTCATTAAATCATTAATTGACTTTTTGTGAGAATTATGTGAAAATAGCAAGTTGATATGGTATTACTCATGTGATTACAGCTACTGTTTGgtcatgattaaaattttaaaattcgaaaaacacATAGACTAAAACGAAATAATCTACGTGTTAGaatcgaaattttaaaatttgaaatgtaCATAGATTAAAATTGACCAAAGTAAAGTACCAAAACTAAATACATAACTTACAAACAATAATATATGTGAATACAGTGCATTCACGTGTACGTCATAAGTATATTTATTAGATCAACTATAAGTAGAATCAAATTAACATAAAGCACAATGGacgaagaaaaataaaacaaaaagtcaAACAAACATGAAGACCCACTCATTATGTTTAATGAAACTCGAATATGAGTATTTAAGAGTTCGACTCcgcttaaatatataaatttttgggTTATATCATTATtggggcttgaacttttttttgtctaagttaagcttcaaacttgacaattgttctcaCGTTAtggctttaaaaaaattatccaaattaatCTCTGAACTGGACAATTATTCTCATATTGAGGTCTGAGCTTTATTTTTTTAGGGATTAACTTGAACAAAAATAATTCAAGTCTTAATGTGTGAATAATTGTCAAATTCAGAACttaacttgaacaaaaaaatttatgTCCCAATGTAAAAAATTTACGAATACGAACCCTAAATTATTTTGAGCTAAATATTGAGGATTCATGCATTAGGGTAGATTCTTTCAATTACTCTCACCGGTGGTCCAACACAAGTCTTGTCTTCATTAGGTAGTAGTGGAAATATAGCGTGCCACTCTCAGTTGTCCCATTATacttattttggattttatttatcGTCTTGTTGGGTTGTGTGGCTCTCGCCATTCCTTTTATCGATAGCTTCTCATTTCCTATAATTGTTACATTCTAGGAAGCTGGCACCAAACTAATGTGCGGTAAATACACACAAGGTTATAAAtgagaataaaaaacaaaaagtcAAACAAAACTCATACATGATGACATGAATAGAGGTGTGCatggccgggccgggttcgggtcAGGCCCACCTAAAATTTCAGGtccgggcccagcccggcccgaaatatgggcctaaaaatttgtccaagttcGACtcgaaataaaattattaagcccggcccggcccatattaaatttttttaacttatttcattaaaattttttttaaaatatattaaataatcaaatacatttaaaacaaatattaaaacaagaaacaaaataaaaaatatattaaaacaattcttaaaacaatacacaaattgaaaaatataataaaaattgattatattaaaattaaaattaaaatataaatatgattaaaatatatatattatataattcgggccgggcccaggccaaaaaattTTACCCGAGCccagcccattttctaaacgggcctctttttttGTCCAAaaccatatttcgggcctatatttttacccgaaccctctcatttttcgggcgagccttcgggccgggccgggtagcccggcccatgcacacctctagacATGAAGACCCACATACCACGTATAATAAAACTCAAATATGAGTACTTAAGAAATCGAATCcccttaaatatataaatttttgggTTATATCATTATTGGGCATGAactttttttatccaagttaggTTTTGATCTTGGCAATTGTTCTCACATTATGGCTTAAAATTGTTTTGGCCAAATTAATCCCTGATCTGGACAATTGTTCCCATATTGAGACATGAGATTTATGTTTTCAAGGATTAACTTGAACAAAAATAATTCAAACCTTAGTATGAGAATAAGTGTCAAATTCAGAACTTAACTTGAACCAAAAAATTTATGTcccaatgtaaaaaaaaaatatgaatacgAACCCTAAATTATTTTGAGCTGAGGTATATATGAATATTAGAGATTCATGCATTAGAGTAGATTCTTGAGAATATTGGATATTTATGCATTATGGTAAATATACACAAGGTTATAAATGAGAATAAATTCATTTGAGGATGGGAAATGGGGTTGCTTGGGATCGATTCAAGTTTTTATGCCTATAACATAGTACTCTTGCCACAAAGCTAAGTGGTTGTTGGGAAAATAaagtcatttatatatattaaattattatgtgAGTGAAAAGTTTACGGTGTAAACTATACtcaaggttgttaaattattagtaaatttacattttggtcatccaactttaaaaagttattgtTATACCCCCCATCCACGTCAAGGCACTTGGCAAGCCAGATAGGCACCCAAATAGCAAGCCTGCCACTAGCAAATTGAAAGGTCACCTGTGAGTTTTTCCTTCCGAGATAACCATCCGGAAAAATGTAGGGCATCTGTTGTCTGGATCTAAAAGACTTCATAGGACACATGAACTTGTTGGTCACCAAATATCACGTGGGCTCAACTCCTCCTTATTGTCAagtcaaaataaatgaaaaaatctATCCCATCACAGACATTCTCGTTCCATCGAAGACATTCACTCTACACGTTCCATAATGATGACTTAATGGCAAGTCCAACATGCTAACATAACCTTACACGAAACCCTTGCCTACAAATACCCCCAATGAGGAAGAAGGGATCGACCCTCCAAGAGCATCAAGCCTATATTCTATCAACCTATCTCCAACTCTCAACCTGAATACTCTCTTCACTTCCACTCTCCATACCCTTCGACTCTCCACCTCGACTAGATGAATCGTTCTCCATACAGTCTCTCCTTTGTACCAGTTTTATGTTgtatcattgtatcaacaaaatgattattgacttatttaaaaatttccatttaagtcactaggttaTTAAAACCATTGTTGTACGACCTTTTCAGTTCGCATCATTTGTACCAATTGAAAGCTCTCATTCCTCTTCTCTTCTacaaaatttagttttttaatgAGACGACTTTTTAAGTCAcaaatctacaaaccaaaattcaaataactttcTTCTCCAATCTCTTACACTGATTATCGATGGGTATTAATCCATCGTATTGTTCATCGAATCAACGTCTGGAGCTCGCTAGCcaaaccttaaaaaaaattaatatagccCAATGAcgtaaatgaaaacttttgaataaatcaataagttaaataaaaactttcaaaaatataaatatagattaaaaggaaaaggaaaaataaacatGGATCCTTAGCCCATTGAAACTCTCCCCACTCCCTCATTTTGCAGTTTCGGCTAAACACATAACATAAAGTAAGCAATGTCCAGCAGCACCTACATACGATATGACCCAACCCAACAAACATCATATATTTCATGTAATAAGCCAATAACATGATGATGTTCTCATCCAGCTAATCataaaacaaaacaaggaaaaccCAGAAAGAGATATCTCCAGCAAGTGTCATCCAAGTTGGGTTGCTCTTATTTACCTGTATTTGTCATTGTCTTGTCATAGAACAAACGTGAACATGTTTACGTTTCTCTCTGGATTCTCAACCGTTTAAAACCCcttttttgtgttttctttttatGGCCGGCGTTCACAAAGGTAGAAACCCATGgtgaaaaaatgtcaaaaaaaagatgataaagaaaaaaaatgaactaaATAATATCATCCTTAAACTTAAAACTCCATTACTTTTCTATGTTGCCGACTACATGATATATGACACACATTTTGgcacttttttcttcttttttttcaatatatGGTGGGTCACTGTCACTCACTGTCTTTGTCTCTTTCATTATTAATCCCTTGGTTTTGTTGGTTTCTTTCTCCTCTCATATTAACAAAACCCCTAAACATTCACTTTCGTTTTAGTTTAGTCCCTTCGGAAAGGTGCTTTTTcactttcattttattattattatgcaaATGGCTAAAAGGGCATGTAAAACGACGGTAAATTGGGTTGAtgatgaggaggaggaggagcAGAGAGAAGAGAGGATGGTGAAGATAAGGGTAGTGCCTCGAGAGAGGTATGAGAGGATGAATACTTTCATACACTACTCTAACTCTGCTGCCATATCCGGCGGCGGTGGTGGTTGTCAAGCTGATGATTGTGGTGCCGATTTGAAAGATGCAAAGCAATATCATCGGCGGCATAAAGTCTGTGAGCCACATGCCAAGGATGCTTTCGTTTTGGTCAAAGGCATTCGCCAAAGGTTTTGCCAGCAGTGTAGCAGGtttaattaaaatgtccaaattTATGCCTCCTTGTTCTGTTTCAGACAAAGATTTtgctgtgtttttttttttctttttcatgtttctCCTAGTAACTAACAGTTCAATTATGTGTGCAACTTGGAGCAGATTTCATGAAATATCAAAGTTTGATGGTACCAAAAGGAGTTGCCGGGATCGGTTGGCCGGACATAATTTGCGGCGGAGGAAGGTGGTGCAGTCAGACCAAGAAGTGgagaatgataataataataataagaataaagcATCCTATGGAAAGGGAACTGACACTCCAATGTTGCAGCAATGGTACCAAGAATTTACCAACTAGATAACTACAAATTCTGCCATCTTTTTTGTTTTAGATACCTTGGGTCGGTTGTTTTTCAATTGGGTCCTTTGTATTTATTGGTTGCTAAAACCAATTTCTTCTATGTTATTTATAATCCAAAATTTTACTACTATATTATTGTTCTTCTTATTACATTATTAAAAAGTTGTGTCCCGTTGTATTGTATACATGTAaaagttttacaatttttttttatattttttatatttgttttacagAAAGTAATTTTGTCAACAAAAAAATAActatataaaataagtcatttttctaTAAAATAACTTACTCTTTTGCATAGCACAAGtcattttttagataattttatttttatataaaaattaatttaagtcaattttaatattattatattgataataaattttatttttatttttaaaaatataattataaaaaatatatattttcaaataaacataaataatatttaactattgatcaaaataaattattcacaTAAGTGTAAATCCAACTGCCTAtctttattacataaaatataaaagccTATTGAGCTTAACCCAATAGGCCTATTTAATTATTcataatatattgttttatattatttattttgaactttATGGGATATAAATAGATCAATAACGTTGCAAACTATTAACCGTGTATATTATGTATAAGTCATggatttaattcatatatatatatatttctatatttctatattcTTCAATTTGATCAATCATGGTCTATATATTGTTCAAAATTTAcatttgataatatgtttgtcaCATAAAAGCTTGGAGATAATATAACTTAACTTCTTAATTTTAACGCCTACCATTTAATCggtatcaaaattttaaaattaaaaaagtacaataattaaaaatggtcaaattaaaaTACATCGACTAAATCACAACATACACATAGAACAATGACTAATAGTAATATTTAGGTAATTTAATGGTTTGATTTTGAATTTCTATCtcctatttttatgaaaattgagaagttaatccatctattttaatttattagaatTCAGTCCTCGTACTTTATGAAAACCAGTAAGGTAGTCCAACTGTTGCTAAACACATGAACTTGAATTCTTGATTTTTGTTAAGTTGTTTCATATAAATGGTTAAACTACTAAATTTTCCTAATTAATTAGGTAGAAATTGCTAAACtattaattttcaattcaacAATTTAGCAAAAAGGCTTAACAAATTACCTAATTGGATTAGTTTCTCAATTTTCataaagtatagggattaaattctgaaaaattatgaaaattaacatctcaatttttataaaaaaagataaaaatcatACTTAACCTAATTCAATTAATCGATGATAAAAAAAATGCTCCAACTTTTTATattcttcttattttattcattctatttttcaaatttaaatttttaagtttatttgttaaaatagttaaactattatgtaaaatttattggtgtgatattttaaaataaataaaaaaattaatttaataaccatgaaatcaaaaaaaaattaataaaaaattttaaccattataatttatatttttaaatccaaaaattatataaattgaatttctaaaaataaaaataaagtttaaattcACTAAACATTCGCTATGTTAACCTTGTGAGAGGCTCGCAGCAGCAAGACAACCGCTGGAAGCACCTGCATCGCCACCGTCACTTGCTCCACGATATCTGTCGAGCGCCGCCGGCTGGACGTGGCGGATGGGGTGGATGTGATATTGTTAGAACGTGAAGGGCTGAATAGTTTATGTCTGGCTGTTAGAACATTATTACATCCAGCAAAGGAAAAACATGATATATACTAAAAAAAGATTCATAAGGCTGTTAGtgtttatataaaaatcaatcatGTTAGATATAAAATTGATTCAGTGATGAATTATATAATCCCACATCAGTCAGCCAATTAAAGAGTGTGCtttatataaatttaacataaactaatagaataaaaaaaagtgCAGAATGTTTCTGGACGTTAACATGGTCATATACAAATGGTGAGTGGGAAGCTCTGCTTTGTTTAGGAACTGCAAAACTGCAGATATGGACAATGAACcccccctttttctttttattgcttTGTCATTTTTCTTTTGACTTTAAATCAGCAGTCAGTAATTTCCAAAGTTACAATTACAGAGTTTTGGGGGCCAAAAAGTAAGACTATAAATGTTTAGGGTCAAAATGTAGTTTACCATTATATCATTTTAAAGGAGTTTGAAACAATTATACCATTTTAGGAGACAAGgtcactttttattttatttttcataataaaattaattattataataaaatattgttaTAGAAAATACTTAAAATTCAACAAAATACCCAATGTGTGGGTCTATGAAAATGATATTGTATTTTTCATGATGAAGATTTTATGGATGTCAATTGCTGAAATATGTCACATCAAATGGCAATAATGCACTGCAAGTAGtgtgatagttaattaaagaggTTTGCTAACAATAGGGACAATTGTTTCATTTGTGCTGATTTGTTTAGATTTTATGTGTTTATATCAATACCCAAATAGTTTGTAGGT encodes:
- the LOC107943727 gene encoding squamosa promoter-binding-like protein 3; translated protein: MQMAKRACKTTVNWVDDEEEEEQREERMVKIRVVPRERYERMNTFIHYSNSAAISGGGGGCQADDCGADLKDAKQYHRRHKVCEPHAKDAFVLVKGIRQRFCQQCSRFHEISKFDGTKRSCRDRLAGHNLRRRKVVQSDQEVENDNNNNKNKASYGKGTDTPMLQQWYQEFTN